One Oryza brachyantha chromosome 3, ObraRS2, whole genome shotgun sequence DNA segment encodes these proteins:
- the LOC102702262 gene encoding ankyrin repeat and SOCS box protein 13 — protein sequence MAVPGRRNDLVDDGEIDEEFVALSEDEDRPLPEHLFALADAAQSGNVTALVTALDNYDGKVDDPIEDGDTLLHISCLYGHLPCVQLLLERGASLECKDEEGAIPLHDACAGGFTEIVRYILDFAANIDGCLTRMLNTVDSEGDTPLHHAARGEHLGVVELLLRAGACPKKENTYGQVPADMADQGTEVWKKLTGDQVEASTHTIN from the exons ATGGCAGTTCCCGGCCGCCGCAATGACCTCGTGGACGACGGCGAGATCGACGAGGAGTTCGTGGCCCTCTCCGAGGACGAGGATAGGCCACTGCCTGAGCACCTcttcgccctcgccgacgccgcccagTCCGGCAACGTCACTGCCCTCGTTACCGCGCTCG ATAACTATGATGGCAAGGTTGATGATCCAATTGAAGATGGTGATACTCTGCTTCACATATCATGCTTATATGGCCATCTACCTTGTGTGCAG CTACTGTTGGAACGTGGAGCTAGCTTGGAATGCAAAGATGAAGAAGGAGCAATTCCTCTTCATGATGCTTGTGCTGGAG GCTTTACTGAGATAGTCCGGTACATTCTGGACTTTGCTGCGAATATTGATGGCTGCTTAACAAGAATGCTCAACACTGTTGATTCTGAAGGCGACACT CCACTCCATCATGCTGCCAGAGGGGAACATCTGGGTGTTGTGGAGCTCTTGCTTCGGGCTGGAGCGTGTCCCAAGAAGGAGAATACCTATGGCCAGGTCCCTGCCGACATGGCTGATCAAGGCACTGAAGTCTGGAAAAAGTTAACTGGCGACCAAGTTGAGGCCAGCACACATACGATCAACTAG
- the LOC102702540 gene encoding E3 ubiquitin-protein ligase RZFP34-like: MEMDLAIEQYGCVHYRRKCKIRAPCCGEVFGCRHCHNEVKDSLEVSISDRHEIPRHEIKLVICSVCNKEQDVQQDCSNCGACLGKYFCAKCNFYDDDLSKNQFHCDGCGICRTGGAENFFHCDKCGCCYSYVLKDSHRCVERAMHHNCPVCFEYLFDSTKDISALHCGHTIHLECLYELRSHKQFSCPVCLRSACDMSHAWQKLDQEVAASPMPAIYQKKMIWILCNDCRKTSNVQFHILGHKCPGCSSYNTRQTRGDPAACSRV, translated from the exons atggagatggacCTGGCAATCGAGCAGTACGG GTGTGTGCATTACAGGAGGAAATGCAAGATAAGGGCGCCCTGCTGCGGCGAGGTCTTCGGTTGCAGGCACTGCCACAACGAAGTGAAG GACTCGTTGGAGGTCAGCATCAGCGACCGCCACGAGATCCCTCGCCATGAAATCAAGCTG GTTATCTGCTCTGTTTGCAACAAAGAACAGGAT GTACAACAGGATTGCTCAAATTGCGGGGCATGCCTGGGTAAATATTTCTGTGCAAAATGCAACTTTTATGATGATGAT CTGTCAAAGAACCAATTTCATTGTGATGGATGCGGCATATGTAG AACTGGTGGTGCAGAGAATTTCTTTCACTGTGACAAATGTG GATGTTGCTATAGCTATGTGCTGAAGGATTCTCATCGTTGTGTGGAGAGAGCAATGCATCACAACTGCCCTGTATGCTTCGAg TATTTATTTGACTCGACAAAAGACATCAGTGCACTGCACTGTGGACACACGATTCATCTGGAATGCCTATACGAGTTAAGATCCCATAAACA GTTTTCATGCCCAGTCTGCCTGAGGTCTGCTTGTGACATGTCCCATGCATGGCAAAAGCTTGATCAAGAG GTTGCAGCATCACCGATGCCAGCGATTTATCAGAAGAAGATG ATATGGATCCTTTGCAACGATTGCCGGAAGACATCAAACGTGCAGTTTCACATCTTGGGACACAAGTGCCCCGGATGCAGCTCTTACAACACCCGGCAGACCAGAGGCGACCCGGCGGCATGCTCCAGAGTCTGA